A genomic segment from Janibacter sp. DB-40 encodes:
- a CDS encoding VWA domain-containing protein: MRTTAITRALLGAGLAGALALTSVGTSSASPSTTTHASAPADQTAEEPGELLLMLDASGSMKEPDPAGGTKMEAAKKALTGVVDSLPADTHVGLRVYGATEPGGKPTKAACNDTQLAVPIGPLDKPALTDAIKGFRAKGETPIAHSLTKAMDDLGDTGKRNIILVSDGEESCVPDPCPVVKDLVQDGVDLRIDTVGFGVEDTAREQLQCIAETGGGTYYDAADADELATSLNKISTRAVRDFGFTGQPVTGIDLAENEQAPADLPTLTPGLWTDELTASEDSWRAYSIERTQKQSTLHVSVTTKPKTYYNREEDDADLENLYLTILAPDGTECADAFGVVGDFHGFKRLVTVTGRVLGQSPEEEPASESCRAMGTFTALVHREGAQQTTPAEIQVIEEPRVTNLDELPDAAGDLPEAKDLTAGDAQPIAGGLSFSDAPEITEGTWVDTLVPGETLVYRVKVDYGQTARFTTHGPTGGFRFPADVARVNYLLIDGEAFSPDRQKVDESVRAPGQFNPAYSSPGSVRTANVRYKNRYADTPALDATPAASMSGWYYYALGVSTKEVGEDLAGQPIKVAFTVDVEGEPTDAVEYANGKGGETTATGEDGSGDTGATASTSEDEGGSPLPWIGGGVLAAIILGAGAGFGLRRKDAGAQESARSQE, from the coding sequence ATGAGGACCACCGCCATCACCCGTGCCCTGCTCGGTGCCGGCCTGGCCGGAGCGCTGGCCCTGACCAGCGTCGGCACCTCGAGCGCCAGCCCGAGCACCACGACCCACGCGTCCGCACCAGCGGACCAGACCGCCGAGGAGCCGGGCGAGCTGCTGCTGATGCTCGACGCCTCCGGATCGATGAAGGAGCCCGACCCCGCCGGCGGGACCAAGATGGAGGCGGCGAAGAAGGCCCTGACCGGCGTGGTCGACTCCCTCCCTGCCGACACCCACGTCGGCCTGCGCGTCTACGGCGCCACCGAGCCCGGCGGCAAGCCCACCAAGGCCGCCTGCAACGACACCCAGCTCGCCGTCCCGATCGGCCCCCTGGACAAGCCCGCCCTCACGGACGCGATCAAGGGGTTCCGGGCCAAGGGCGAGACCCCCATCGCCCACTCCCTCACCAAGGCCATGGACGACCTCGGCGACACCGGCAAGCGCAACATCATCCTCGTCTCCGACGGCGAGGAGTCCTGCGTGCCCGACCCCTGCCCCGTCGTAAAGGACCTCGTCCAGGACGGCGTCGACCTGCGCATCGACACCGTCGGCTTCGGCGTCGAGGACACCGCCCGTGAGCAGCTGCAGTGCATCGCCGAGACCGGCGGCGGCACCTACTACGACGCCGCCGACGCCGACGAGCTCGCCACCAGCCTGAACAAGATCTCCACCCGCGCCGTGCGCGACTTCGGCTTCACCGGTCAGCCCGTCACCGGCATCGACCTCGCCGAGAACGAACAGGCCCCCGCCGACCTGCCCACCCTCACCCCGGGCCTGTGGACCGACGAGCTGACCGCCAGTGAGGACTCCTGGCGCGCCTACTCCATCGAGCGCACCCAGAAGCAGTCCACCCTCCATGTCTCCGTCACCACGAAACCGAAGACGTACTACAACCGCGAGGAGGACGACGCCGACCTCGAGAACCTCTACCTGACGATCCTCGCCCCCGACGGCACGGAGTGTGCTGACGCGTTCGGAGTCGTCGGAGACTTCCACGGGTTCAAGCGGCTCGTCACCGTCACCGGACGCGTGCTCGGCCAGTCTCCTGAGGAGGAACCCGCCAGCGAGTCCTGCCGGGCGATGGGCACCTTCACCGCCTTGGTCCACCGAGAGGGAGCGCAGCAGACCACACCGGCGGAGATCCAGGTCATCGAGGAGCCTCGGGTCACGAACCTGGACGAGCTGCCGGACGCCGCCGGCGACCTGCCGGAAGCGAAGGACCTGACGGCGGGTGACGCGCAGCCGATCGCCGGTGGTCTCTCCTTCTCCGACGCCCCCGAGATCACCGAAGGCACCTGGGTCGACACCCTCGTCCCGGGCGAGACCCTCGTCTACCGGGTCAAGGTCGACTACGGCCAGACCGCCCGCTTCACCACCCACGGGCCCACCGGCGGATTCCGCTTCCCTGCGGACGTCGCCCGCGTCAACTATCTGCTCATCGATGGGGAAGCCTTCTCCCCGGACCGGCAGAAGGTGGACGAGAGTGTGCGCGCTCCGGGTCAATTCAATCCTGCGTACTCGTCCCCTGGGTCGGTGCGAACCGCGAACGTCCGGTACAAGAACCGCTACGCGGACACCCCGGCACTCGACGCCACCCCCGCGGCCAGCATGAGCGGGTGGTACTACTACGCGCTCGGGGTCAGCACCAAGGAGGTCGGCGAGGACCTGGCGGGTCAGCCGATCAAGGTCGCCTTCACCGTCGACGTCGAGGGTGAGCCCACCGACGCCGTCGAGTACGCCAACGGCAAGGGGGGCGAGACCACGGCCACGGGCGAGGACGGCAGCGGCGACACCGGTGCGACCGCGAGCACGAGTGAGGACGAAGGGGGCTCCCCCCTGCCGTGGATCGGTGGAGGCGTGCTCGCCGCGATCATCCTCGGCGCCGGCGCAGGGTTCGGCTTGCGCCGCAAGGATGCCGGCGCTCAGGAGTCCGCGCGCTCCCAGGAGTAG